The genomic interval CTTGATGTTTTATAAACTTCAGATAATCCAGAAGTTAAATCTTTTAAACTTACTTCAAAATTATTCTGATCAGGAGCATTAAAATTAAACTGTGCCGATTTTTCCGATATATTAGAAACTGCAAGATTAGTTTGATCGAAACAATTAATAGATTTTTCGCAGCTAATATCATCTAATGAGATATAAACATAATTATTATCTGAAGATTTGGATTTAAATAAAAACACTACATATTGATCACCGCCCTTATAATTATTAAAATAAACCGTTTTTTGTTCCCAATTATTTACAGGATTAACAACTGCAACTTCTGAAAGCAGATGAAATGTTGCCATATTGTTAGGGTCAGACATCGTACCTACCAATAATTCTGAACCTGCGTAGAGGTCTCTGACCCAAAAACTAATCTTTAAATCTATTGTTAAGTCATTAAATTTTGGAGAAACAAATGCTATACTACCTTTATAAGAATTTGTAATTTTTACAGATGACCCAGAAGCACCACCATGACTGTCATTTTCCGGCATATAAAAATAACTCTGTGCATCAGAATTATTATAAATAACACCTTTCCAATCCGACTGGCTTTCATTTCTATTATTAAAATCATTTGTATAGCCAACAAAATTGTACGTATTTGAAGTACTAACCGTCAAGGTTTCTGACCAGTCTGTCCAGACTAACTGCGTACCAACCCACTCATTTGACCTTATTCTAAAATCATATTTTATAAATGGATTTAATTTGAATGTCATAATACCAGTTCCATTAACCGACCTGGTAGTTCCCTGCCCTGTTTGGAAACCGGCCGGACCATATTCTAGTTCCCATTTGAATGTTGTTGCAGGATTGTAACTATAAAATTCAACAAAAACTTCTCCCGTTAATGAAAATGAAACATTGAAACTGGCATTATTAACAACATCTCGATTATTAGCTCTTAAAAAGGATAAATTTAAAAGAAAAAAAAGAAAAATTAAAGTAGTTTTTTGCATGTTTGGCTCTGGTATTGGTTAGTTGTTTTTGGTGGTAGTAATTTTATATTAAATCTGCTAATTCTGTTCCTACTAAACTGCCAATTGCAACTCCCATTCCGCCTAAACGCACTCCACAAAACACGTTTTCAGACAGTTGAGAAACAACCGGACTTTTACTATTTCCAATTCCCATAATACCACTCCAACGGTGTGCTATCTGGAAATCCTGATTTGGTAAAATTACATTTTTAAGTAAATCCTCCAATTTATTTTGCACAATTTTCGTTTGTCCAAATTCAGTAGTATTTTCAGTTTCAAAATCCAGGTTTCGTCCGCCTCCAAGTAAAATTCTATCATTTATATTTCTGAAATAATAATATCCGCGATCCAGATGAAAAGTCCCTTTTATATCTAAATTCCGAATTGGCTCTGTAATTAAAACTTGTGCTCTTGCGGGCTGAACTGCTCCTTTTGTTAAAGCATTTGCAAAACCATTTGTCGCAAAAAGCATTTTTTTTGTAGTAAAACTAAAACCATTCAATTCAATTTCGACTTGATTTCCTAAATCAGAATATCCGGTTACCGTTTGTTGGTTCAATATTAAAATATTTTCAGAAACTGCTTGTCGCAACAATTCCTGCATCATATTTCCGGTATCGATTTGGGCTTCAAACGGATTAAATATTAAATATTCCTGAATATTTCCAAAACCAAAACGGTCTGTTTCTTTGTTAAAAACATCGGCTTTGAAAAGTGGTTTTAGAATTTCGTTTATAAAAGGCAATTTCGAAATACATTCTCCAAAACTAAGTTCATCTTCTTTCAGGAATAATTCATATCCGCCATGAGGTTTAAAATCAATTGCAGCATCTCCCAATCTTTTTCGGAGCAATTGCAAACCTTTCCATCGTTTCTCTATAAGATTAATAACATCTTCTTCTGAATGTGTTTTGAGATCATCCATAATTTCAGAAAGGCTTCCAAAACAGGCAAATCCGGCATTTTTGGTACTCGCGCCTTGTGGCAACATTCCTTTTTCTAACACGAGAATTTTTGCAGCCGGAAATCTTTCGCGTAAGCGTAATGCCGCGTGCAATCCTACGATACCACTGCCAACAATAGTATAGTCAACATTTGTAAACCAATTTTTCAGTTCCCAGTAACTCAATTCCATTCGTCAATTTTTTATAAAAATAATGATTTTTTTAAACCATATAAGTAATATAAGTTAATTTAAGTTTTACCTATAAAACTCTTTGTCAAGTTGCGCGGAGTCGTAGCCTTTTACATTATCATCCCTAATTAAATGAACTTATATTACTTATATGGTTTCACTAACTTTTAACATTTAGTTGCTGAAATATATTTGTACTTTTAGCCCCACGAATATTAGAATTTTATTATGAAAAAAGTACTATTTACAACCCTAATAATGATGAGTTTAAACGCTATCGGGCAGAATGTAATGTCTCCGGAATTGTTATGGAAACTAGGAAGAGTGAGCGCACTCGGACTTTCAAAAGATGCAAAAAATGTTGTTTTTAAGGTTTCTACTCCTTCTGTAGAAGAAAACAAATCGTCTTCTAAATTTTACATTGTACCTGTAACTGGTGGAAATGCAACTGAAATCAAAGACACTAAAGAAGTTTTGGCAGACAAAAATGTTTCGCCTGACGGAAAATTTTTAGTGTACAATGAAGAGGTTAAAGTTGACAAAGTTTTAGGTAAAGATTTTTATCCGAAATTAAACAAATCAGAAGTTCAGATTTACGATGGTTTAGATTATCGTCATTGGGACACTTGGAATGAAGGGAAATTCAACCATGTTTTTTACAAAGAAAATAAAGATGGTGCAAAAGGAATTGACATCTTAAAGGGTGAAAATTTTGATTCTCCGCAAAAACCATTTGGTGGCGACGAAGATTATATCTGGTCTCCTGACGGAAAAAGTATCTTGTATGTTTGCAAGAAAAAAGCGGGAACTCAATATGCAATTTCTACGAACACTGATATTTATGAGTACAACTTAGAAACTCAAAAAACTACAAACAGAACCGAAGGTAATTTGGGTTACGATACAGCGCCACAATTTTCTCCAACCGGAAACCTGACTTGGCTGCAAATGAAGCGTGATGGTTATGAAGCTGATAAAAACGACATTATTGTTGAGTTTAAAGGAATCAAAACTAATTTAACTGCAAATTGGGATGGAACTGTAGATAATTTTATCTGGAGTAAAGATGGTAAAAATGTATTTTTTGTGGCTCCGGTTGATGGTACAAAACAACTTTTTACAGTAAACTTTCCGGGATTGACAAAAATTGCAATTCAGGTTCGTCAGTTGACAAATGGTGATTTTGATGTTACTGATTTAGTTGATTTTGCTAGTGATGATATTATTGTTGCAAGAAATGATATGAACCACGCTTCGGAGATTTTTTCTTTTAATTTGAAGAAAAACACTTGGAAACAATTGTCTAATGTAAACACAGAAACGTACAAAACTTTAGCAATTAGCAAAACTGAAAAACGTTATGTTACAACTACTGACGGCAAAAAAATGTTGGTTTGGGTAGTATTACCTCCAAATTTTGATGCTTCTAAAAAATATCCAACTTTATTATTTTGCCAGGGCGGACCACAATCTGCGCTGACACAATCTTATTCTTTCCGTTGGAATTTTCAATTAATGGCTGCTAAAGGTTATGTTGTTGTTGCTCCAAACCGTCGTGGAATGCCAGGACATGGTGTTGAATGGAATGAGCAAATTAGTAAAGATTGGGGCGGACAGGTTATGGACGATTACTTATCTGCAATTGACGATGTGTCTAAAGAAAGTTACGTTGACAAAAGCCGTTTAGGATGTGTTGGCGCAAGTTACGGAGGATATTCTGTGTTTTATTTAGCGGGTATTCATAAAAACCGTTTCAAAACTTTTATCGCTCATGATGGTGTTTTCAATACGGTAAGTATGTTGGGAACTACTGAAGAGGTTTTCTTTAACAACTGGGATTTTGGTGGTGCTTATTGGGAAAAAGATAATGCTGTTGCTCAAAAAACCTACACGACTTTTAATCCTGCTACTTTGGTTCAAAACTGGAATAAACCAATTTTAATTGTTCAGGGCGGGAAAGATTTCCGTGTGCCAATTGGACAAGGACAAGAGGCTTTTCAAGCTGCACAATTAAGAGGAATCAAGAGCCGTTTGGTTTATTTCCCTGATGAAAATCACTGGGTTTTAAAACCGCAAAACGCTCAGGTTTGGCAAGGTGAATTTTTTAAATGGTTAGAAGAAACGCTTTAATCCATTAAACAAGAAATAAAAATAGCCGCAGATTTTATAAAATCTGCGGCTATTTTACTTTTTAGCCCTTTGAATTATGTAACAGATTAGCCTTAATTTCTCTTTTAAAAACGGTTTTTTTTGAATAAATTGCAGTTAATTCCTTTATAAAAAAACTTCCAAAATTCTACTACCACAATCTATGGAGAGCAAAAAAAGTTACACAGCCCTAAAAGTCCTTTTTAGCTACGTTGCATTACTGGCTTTGGTTGTTACTGTGGGATGGTTTTTATATTCAGAAAATGTAGTTTACAATAAATTGGAGGATAAAATTGCTTTCGAAAAAACCAAAATTTTAAGAGTCAGCAAATTATTCTCGAATGTTTACAAAACGGAGAGTCTGGCCCGAAAAACAATTCAGACAAACTCAGAAAGCGACTTTAAAAGTTATCTTACTGAAACAGATTCCTTAAAATCCAGAATCGACACTTTAAAACAAATTGTTACGACTCAATATCAAAAAACATTATTAGATAGTGTTACTTATTATTTGTCTGAAAAAACGAAAAACATTCAGCAATTAAAAACTATAAAAAATAAAGCCGACGACGAGGTTTCTGTAAATACCGCTATCGACGAAATTACCAAAATGGAGTTCAAACTCCGAAAATTAGAACTTCAGGATTTTACCAAAAATCCAAATCAGTTAGGAAGTTATCAAAAAAATGTCCTTCAGAAATATGTTGATTATCTAAATCAGAATATTCCGGACGACAGCACCAATACTTTAAGCAAACAAGCTTCTGATTCTATTTTGGCTAATTCGAAAAAGCTTTTGAGTTCTGTAAAAATGCGCGCTGAAAAGAAAAAGGAATCGTTGAATTTTGAGGAAAATAAATTACTGAAAAATGAAATTGCAATTTCTGAACAGCTTCGAAAAGTACTCCGAATTATCGAAAGAGAAATTATCATTAACTCGATAAAAAACAACTCCTTAAAAGAAAAATCTCTTAAAAAAGTCAACGAAATTGTAACGGCTTCGGCTATTATTGGTTTAGTATTGACTTTGTTTTTCTCTATTTTGATTGTGAGTGATTACTCTAAATCGCAATTGTATAAAAAACAGCTTGAGATTGCCAATTTCAAGACCAAAAATCTGCTTAAAAGTCGGGAACAATTAATTTCGACGGTTAGTCATGATTTAAAAACGCCGTTGAGCACTATTGTAGGTTATTCAGAGCTTTTGGGCAATTCTGATGTTAATACCAAACAATCGTATTTTATTAAAAACATCAAAAACTCTTCTGAATATATTACCCAATTAGTTCAGGATTTACTGGACTTTTCTCAAATTGAAGCGGGGAAAATTTCTATCGAAAAAGTTCCTCTTTTATTACCCGAAATTATCGAAGAAGTTGCCAAAAGTATTCAAACCGTTTACAAGCAAAAAAACATCGATCTTATTATTAATGTCGATGAAAAGCTGAATTCGAGAATAGTTGGTGATCCGTTTCGATTGAAGCAAATTCTCAGCAATATCATTGGGAATGCTTATAAATTTACCGAAGAAGGCTTTATAAAAATTAGTGCTTATACTAATGATAACGATCAATTTTTTACGATTGCAATTGAAGACTCCGGAATTGGAATTGAAAAAGCAAACCAAAAATTAGTTTTTGAAGAATTTGCTCAGGCGAATGAAAATATCGAAAAAAAATATGGCGGAACTGGTTTAGGATTATCAATCTGCCAGAAAATAATTTCTATTCTAGGTGGGAATTTACAGCTTGAAAGCACTTTTGGAAAAGGAAGTACTTTTAAAATTCAACTTCCATTATTGTTCGATTCCAGCCAAAATTTAGTTTCTGAAGTTAAAAAACCGATCTGGGGAAATACTAAAAAACAAACTTTTATTGTTCTTGACGACGATATCAATCTTTTGAATTTAACGAGCGGCGTTTTAAAACAAGAAGGCCATAATGTCTTATCATTTAATAGCGCAATCAAAGCTTTAGAAGCTATTAAAACCACTTCTTTTGACTTTGTGATTACCGATATTCAGATGCCGGAAACGGATGGTTTTGCATTTCTTGAGAAATTAAAAAATTCCGAAAACACTACTTACAAAAATCAACCTGTAATTGCATTGACAGGAAGAACTGATTTGGAATTTTCGGCTTATTCTGAAGCTGGTTTTACAACGGTGATAAAGAAACCTTATTCTCCAAAAGTATTACTTGAAACAATTGGACACATTCTTGAAAATGACGAATTGCCGAATACTGAAATTATAGAAAATGATGAAAATACTTCGCAACAATTGTACTCCTTAAAAACTTTGAATGAATTTTTAAGCAACGACAAAGAAGCTTTGAAGGAGATTATAAAATCGTTTATGGAAAGCAGTACCGAAAATTTGACTTTGCTGGAAAACGCGATTAAAGAAAAAAACAGAAACGAAATCAAATCAATTGCTCATAGAATTGCTCCAATGTTCAAACAAATTGAGGTGCACGAAATTGGCGATATTTTGAAAAAGCTGGAGACAAACAATTTTGAAATTTCTGAAATGAAAAGTATTTTTAAAGATTTAAAAGCAAAAACTAATTTGCTTTTTGAAGTCTTAAAACAAGAAATAGCTTAATCGATATTATATTGCTTTAGTTTATTATAAAGTGTTTTTCTGGTAATCTTTAACAACTTTGCAGCTTCAGATTTGTTGTTTTTTGCTTTTGATAAGGCATGAATAATAGCTTCTTTTTCGTTTTCTGATAATGAAAAATTGCCATTGTTATTTTGTTGTTTTTGTATCTGAAAAAACTCTGCGGGCAAAACATCACTTTCAATATAATTCCCCTGGGATAAAAGAGTCGCACGTTTGACACAATTTTGTAATTCACGCAGGTTTCCCGGCCAATTGTAATTTTGAAAAATAGTAACTACTTCCGGCGAAAATCCGATGATGTCTTTATTTAATTGCTGATTGGCTTTCTCCAGAAAATAATCGGCAAAAACCATTAAATCTTCATCACGTTCCTTTAATGATGGAGACAAGATTGAGAATTCGTTGATTCTATGGTATAAATCTTCTCTAAAATCGCCGTTTTTTACTGCTTCACGCAAATCTTCATTTGTAGCAGTAATAATCCTTATATCGACGTTAATTTCTTTATTGCTACCTACAGGTTTTATTTTTCGTTCCTGAAGCGCTCTTAATAACTGAATTTGATTTTCATAAGAAAGGTTTCCTATTTCATCTAAAAAAATAGTTCCGCCATTGGCTGCTTCAAAATACCCAATCTTGTCATTTATGGCACCGGTAAAAGATCCTTTTAAATGTCCGAAGAATTCACTTGCCGCCAATTCTTTCGGAATCGCTCCACAATCAACTGCAATAAAATTATTGTTTTTTCTGGTACTTTGCTGATGAATACTTTTGGCAATAATTTCTTTTCCGGTTCCGCTTTCGCCAATAATCAAAACTGACATATCTGTTGGACTTACCAAATGGATATGATCTAAAAGTTTTTTTGAAGCAACAGAAATTCCACGTACAAATTCATTTTCTGTTGTAACTGATTTTTTATTTGATTTCTTTTCTTTTACAGGAGGTTCTCCAACTTCAGAATGTTGCAATGCATTTGTGATAACCAGTAAAACCTCATCTGGATTGAAAGGTTTTGAGATATAATCAGCAGCGCCATTTTTGATCGCTTTTACTGCTGTATTAACATCAGAGTAACCTGTCATGAGGATAACAGGAATATGAGGATGAGAAATTTTAAATTCTGACATAAGTCCAATACCATCAGAATCAGGCAAACGAAGATCTGTCAAAATCAAATCAAATGATTCGTTTTTGATTGCTGTTTTGGCTTCTGCAGCTGAGAAAGCAATAGTTACTTCGTATGCTTTTTTTACCAGAAATTTTTCTAATAATTTGCAAAACGAAATGTCATCTTCTATCAATAATATCTTTGGCATTTGTTTTTAGGGACTTTTTTGCTAAAATAATACTAATAAAATTGTCTTTTCATAAAATTATGTAAAAAAAAGAGATTACTATAAGCAATCTCTTTTTACCAAAACATAAATCTAATTTCACCTAATTATATCTTCAACCAATTGCCATTGACATCTGCGTAAACAGTAGCCTTCTGGTCACCAACCGATATTTCTAATTTGTATTCTTTCTTCTCGCTAACAAACGCTTTGTCCAGTTTTGCACCAGGATAAGCAGTTTGCAAAGCGGTTTTTACAGCAGCGGGTACAGCATCTGCACTAACTTCGATATATTCGGCCTGAATAGAAATAGTCATTTTTGCCTTCTCAGGAGTTGTCGGCGTACTTGCGTAAATTGACAAACTTCCCAGAGCGATCGCTGCTGATAAGATTAACTTTTTCATAGTGCTCTATTTTTAATTATTTTTTTATGATGCTTCCTGAAGCATCTGTAAATATGGTGTACTTTTTTTCTCCGCTTGAAATTTCAAGTTTGTATTGATCTTTGTCATTTTTATAAGCTTTTTCAAGTTTAGTGTTCGGAAAAGATTTTTCGACAGTCGATTTTACCGCTGCAGGAACTGCATCTGCACTGATTTCTTTATACTCATCCTGAATAATTACTGACTGAGTCATTGAAGTTTTTAATGCCGGAGTAGTTGCCTGAACTGATAAACCTCCTAAAATAATTGCTGCAGATAAGATTAATTTTTTCATAATAATAGTTTTTATAGTTTAGTTTGAATTATTTCTTAAGAATATTCCCTGAAGCGTCTGTATAAACAGTAGATTTTTTGTCCCCAACAGTGATTTCAATTTTATACTCTTTCTTTTCGTTTACAAAAGCTTTCTCCAATTTTACACCTGGATAAGCTTTATCAAGAGCTGTTTTGATTGCTGCCGGAACGGCGTCTACTTCTTTATATTCATCCTGAGTATTTACTGATTGCAACACTGAATGGGTTACAATCGTATTTCCTGCCTGCATTGACAAACTTCCTAAAACGATAGCTGCCGATAATATTAACTTTTTCATAGTAATACATTTTAAGATTTAGACCGGATTATTTTTTAATCCAGGATCCATCTGCGTTAGCATAAAGAGAACCTACTTTGTCTCCTACTGTTACACTTAACTTGTACTCTGATTTAGCATTCTTAAATGCTTTAGAAAGAACTGCATCCGGATATGCTTTTTTAAGTGCATCAGTTACTGCGGCTGGAACTTCTTCTAATTTAATTTCAGTGTACTCGTCCTGAATTGAAATTGTTTTTACGATAGTGTTTGAAATTGGAGAAGTTGATGCAAATGATGTTAAACCTCCCAAAACGATTGCGGCTGATAAAAATAAATTTTTCATGATAGTTGTACTTTAGTATTGTTAATTTGAGTCTAATATTGCTAATTTGAATTTTCACGATAATCTATAAGATTATTTCTTAATCCAAGTTCCATCTGCATTAGCAAAAAGATTTCCTACTTTGTCACCAACTGTAACGTCTAATTTATATTCTGATTTTTCGTTTTTATATGCTTTTGTAACAACAGCAGTTGGATATGCTTTTTTCAAAGCTTCAGTAATTGGAGCCGGTATTTCTTCCAATTTAATTTCAGTGTATT from uncultured Flavobacterium sp. carries:
- a CDS encoding FAD-dependent oxidoreductase — its product is MELSYWELKNWFTNVDYTIVGSGIVGLHAALRLRERFPAAKILVLEKGMLPQGASTKNAGFACFGSLSEIMDDLKTHSEEDVINLIEKRWKGLQLLRKRLGDAAIDFKPHGGYELFLKEDELSFGECISKLPFINEILKPLFKADVFNKETDRFGFGNIQEYLIFNPFEAQIDTGNMMQELLRQAVSENILILNQQTVTGYSDLGNQVEIELNGFSFTTKKMLFATNGFANALTKGAVQPARAQVLITEPIRNLDIKGTFHLDRGYYYFRNINDRILLGGGRNLDFETENTTEFGQTKIVQNKLEDLLKNVILPNQDFQIAHRWSGIMGIGNSKSPVVSQLSENVFCGVRLGGMGVAIGSLVGTELADLI
- a CDS encoding S9 family peptidase, yielding MKKVLFTTLIMMSLNAIGQNVMSPELLWKLGRVSALGLSKDAKNVVFKVSTPSVEENKSSSKFYIVPVTGGNATEIKDTKEVLADKNVSPDGKFLVYNEEVKVDKVLGKDFYPKLNKSEVQIYDGLDYRHWDTWNEGKFNHVFYKENKDGAKGIDILKGENFDSPQKPFGGDEDYIWSPDGKSILYVCKKKAGTQYAISTNTDIYEYNLETQKTTNRTEGNLGYDTAPQFSPTGNLTWLQMKRDGYEADKNDIIVEFKGIKTNLTANWDGTVDNFIWSKDGKNVFFVAPVDGTKQLFTVNFPGLTKIAIQVRQLTNGDFDVTDLVDFASDDIIVARNDMNHASEIFSFNLKKNTWKQLSNVNTETYKTLAISKTEKRYVTTTDGKKMLVWVVLPPNFDASKKYPTLLFCQGGPQSALTQSYSFRWNFQLMAAKGYVVVAPNRRGMPGHGVEWNEQISKDWGGQVMDDYLSAIDDVSKESYVDKSRLGCVGASYGGYSVFYLAGIHKNRFKTFIAHDGVFNTVSMLGTTEEVFFNNWDFGGAYWEKDNAVAQKTYTTFNPATLVQNWNKPILIVQGGKDFRVPIGQGQEAFQAAQLRGIKSRLVYFPDENHWVLKPQNAQVWQGEFFKWLEETL
- a CDS encoding ATP-binding protein, whose amino-acid sequence is MESKKSYTALKVLFSYVALLALVVTVGWFLYSENVVYNKLEDKIAFEKTKILRVSKLFSNVYKTESLARKTIQTNSESDFKSYLTETDSLKSRIDTLKQIVTTQYQKTLLDSVTYYLSEKTKNIQQLKTIKNKADDEVSVNTAIDEITKMEFKLRKLELQDFTKNPNQLGSYQKNVLQKYVDYLNQNIPDDSTNTLSKQASDSILANSKKLLSSVKMRAEKKKESLNFEENKLLKNEIAISEQLRKVLRIIEREIIINSIKNNSLKEKSLKKVNEIVTASAIIGLVLTLFFSILIVSDYSKSQLYKKQLEIANFKTKNLLKSREQLISTVSHDLKTPLSTIVGYSELLGNSDVNTKQSYFIKNIKNSSEYITQLVQDLLDFSQIEAGKISIEKVPLLLPEIIEEVAKSIQTVYKQKNIDLIINVDEKLNSRIVGDPFRLKQILSNIIGNAYKFTEEGFIKISAYTNDNDQFFTIAIEDSGIGIEKANQKLVFEEFAQANENIEKKYGGTGLGLSICQKIISILGGNLQLESTFGKGSTFKIQLPLLFDSSQNLVSEVKKPIWGNTKKQTFIVLDDDINLLNLTSGVLKQEGHNVLSFNSAIKALEAIKTTSFDFVITDIQMPETDGFAFLEKLKNSENTTYKNQPVIALTGRTDLEFSAYSEAGFTTVIKKPYSPKVLLETIGHILENDELPNTEIIENDENTSQQLYSLKTLNEFLSNDKEALKEIIKSFMESSTENLTLLENAIKEKNRNEIKSIAHRIAPMFKQIEVHEIGDILKKLETNNFEISEMKSIFKDLKAKTNLLFEVLKQEIA
- a CDS encoding sigma-54 dependent transcriptional regulator encodes the protein MPKILLIEDDISFCKLLEKFLVKKAYEVTIAFSAAEAKTAIKNESFDLILTDLRLPDSDGIGLMSEFKISHPHIPVILMTGYSDVNTAVKAIKNGAADYISKPFNPDEVLLVITNALQHSEVGEPPVKEKKSNKKSVTTENEFVRGISVASKKLLDHIHLVSPTDMSVLIIGESGTGKEIIAKSIHQQSTRKNNNFIAVDCGAIPKELAASEFFGHLKGSFTGAINDKIGYFEAANGGTIFLDEIGNLSYENQIQLLRALQERKIKPVGSNKEINVDIRIITATNEDLREAVKNGDFREDLYHRINEFSILSPSLKERDEDLMVFADYFLEKANQQLNKDIIGFSPEVVTIFQNYNWPGNLRELQNCVKRATLLSQGNYIESDVLPAEFFQIQKQQNNNGNFSLSENEKEAIIHALSKAKNNKSEAAKLLKITRKTLYNKLKQYNID